Part of the Ctenopharyngodon idella isolate HZGC_01 chromosome 8, HZGC01, whole genome shotgun sequence genome, AGCAGTGCTATGTGCAGCAGGGACAAGAAGCTCTGCAGAAGTCTATCAGCATCCTCAGTGACCAGGATGGCTGGCAAACTGAGATTGagactgtaataataataataataatcagatttCATCATTCATTCTGATGAGGCCATGTATAcatgcatattttattatacagttTTATAGCAGTAGCACTTGGTTCACTTTTTTGTTCATATATACTGCAtatatactaataataattaatgttttttttttttttttttaatgtgggtTTTTCTCTCTCAGGTCAGTGGTGATAAGGTGATGAGTAAAGTATTACCAGATATTGGGAAGGTTTTTAAGTTGGAAGTGATGCTGGAACAACAAACAGATGATCTTTATGAGGAGCTGGTGGATAACATGGAACAAATGGGGGAGTGGAATCCCAATGTCAAACAAGTCAAGGTGGGTAGAAAAAGATCTACTGACTTCCAGCTCCCTATGCTGCAGGCTTGTGTGCATTTTTAGTCACTGCACTTTTGAAGGACTGCCTATCTTCTCATCACAGTGTAACAAATCATACAGCTTTTGTTGCCTATAGATATTTGGTATTCAATACAGTTTTGTTCCCTCTCAGATTCTTCAGAAGATCGGTCAAGATACTATGATCACACATGAGATTTCAGGTGAAACACCTGGAAATGTGGTGGGTCCACGAGATTTTGTAAGTGTCCGCTGTGCCAAGCGGAGGGGATCTACATGCTTCCTGGCTGGGATGTCCACTCAGCACCCTGGAATGCCTGAGAAGAAAGGATTTGTAAGGTAAGTGAAAATTTGAATCACTCCCCCAAACCCTaccaaataacaaacaaacaaaaaaattcaaaccTCTTGCAATGTATTCAATTtacaatatttcttattttctgaGGGCTGAGAATGGACCCACCTGTATTGTTATGCGACCAAGTGCAGATGATCCCAATAAGACAAAGTTTACTTGGTTGCTCAGTTTAGACCTTAAGGTAAGTCAATTGCCCTCTCAGTTAAAAGGTGAAGTACAATTTCTTGGATGTTAAATACTTTCACTTATTctagtttaatatttataagcaAGCCGTTACTCGGCTGATTCCCCTGAAAAGTTGCACTGTTGTTGCaatcaaaacattgctctgtttgtttgagcccAACACAGCAACATTAATTCAACCAATAGCATGAGTTTGAGGTGGGACTATCTCTTTCCCAACCAATATAGGGGGAGTTTTCAGGAAACCttttagaaaactgttattttttcagttttatttggtGTTTCTGGTGGCTTAAAAAATGCAGATTACCTTAGCAGCTGtgaatttaaatgataattgaCAGTTAATGCTTTAAGTAAACTCACTCTCAATGTAGTATCACATTATACTTCCAAATAAGTGTTCTAATGTCTGGTTTGTCCCTGTTCTCCAGGGTTGGATCCCAAAAACGGTCATCAACCGGGTACTTTCGCAAACCCAGGTGGATTTCGCAAATCACCTCAGGCACAGAATGGCATCCACTGGTAGTGTGGAAGCAGCCATTGCCTGCTGACGTCCACATTTATACCCTATAAAAACACAGATGTCATAACAAAAGCAGACTCTTTTCAGGGTCAAGCTCATCCCACCCAAAGCTGTCGCACCCATCCAGCCTACACTTGTAAACATTTCACACAAATACAGAAGTTAAATTGTCCATCGAAGCAATATGCTGCTCTTCGTTCAAGCCACAccactttaaatgttttcacatgcacaaaactataataactaaaaCAGTTATGCTGTAGGTTACTGGGTCATTGTAATGGATGTTTAGTAAGTTTCGATTTCAAACTGATGGTAAACTCAGTTGACTTCCTCTGTCACCTCCATTTGTGGCTTTAACTTCCTTTTATTCACTCAAATACTTCTGCAGAACACCACTTACTATTTTTGGGTTtattatttcctgttttatcattttttgtgtaaaaaaaaaagtatttattttaagttaatataatTATTGCATCACCCTGGAAAAGgatgtctgctaaatgaatgttcattaaaacaattaaaacgaCAAACTACAGATTCagtctttttttgttcaaaaggGTCGTAACACAAGAGGAGCACAAATTATGACCGAAGCCTCAATTTGCAGACTGCGTAAGGAAATACAGGAAATAGCTTCATCAACATACTTTGGCAGGCCACTCAGCCAGttacataaacaacattttgaGTCAGTTATGCCCATTAGTGTCTCACCGATGTTCAAGCAAGCTGCCCCCGGAAAGGGAATGTGACTCGTATTACAGCCAGAAATTCAGTCCATAAAAATTTCTTGTCGTCTGGACTGGATTAGCATGAGCTTGCCAAAGCAAGGAGGTGTTTGGTCATTCGCATGTGTTTTAGGAACTTCTCGGCTCCTTGAAGGTCTGTTTGAGCCAACATTGCACTAAGCAGGAAATGAGGTAAACACTGATGTCCTGGCCAAAGGCGGGCCGCAGTTCCCTCtctaatgtttttcattttttccgaTGCAGATGGTGATTTctgattatattaaataaatttcaaAGCAAAAGTTGTGTAAATGACCTCTCTGTATCCACAGTTTAGGGAGATTTCTAAAAGACACATGTTGAATATTTGTTGTTAAACAGCAGGTGATGGCCCAATTGAAGCACGCGATCAAAACACTTCTGGTTCCACTAACAGCCTTATGATCCTAGACATTGTACATACAAGCTCAGTTTGTTCTTTGCTCAATTCCATTTTATCTCCTTTGCCATTCTTATGTAACAGTACAGTAATCAAGAAAAGATGTGTATGCAAATAGGATTCAGAAGAATGAGCAGTAGGAACAGAAAGACTGACAGAATCCAAAACCAAAAATGATTTATGCAAAGTGTATTTCCACTTAAAAGTAAtgactaaaaaaataataaaagtataaatgactacagtggttcaaacttaatgttatgaagtgacgagaatactttttgtgctcaaaaacaaaacaaaaataactactttattcaacaatttcttctcttccctgtcatatTCCCCCTTGCCTTAAATGTGTTGCATGTAAGAATGTAGAAGAACATTTTCCTTTAAAAGTTGCTTGTGTATATATAACATTAAAGAGTTTGTTATATGCACTTctgaaaatatgatttatttactttttttcatgCGATAAGCAAAAGACAAACAGGCAGATTAGAACATGTATTATTGAACACTAGTGCAATAAGAAGGAAGGACCATAAATCTCCTGTTGTGTGGCATTTTGGTGAGATGTCTCACTTCATTTCTGAATGGGActttatcaaataaatagtAGGCCTATGTCATTGAAGAGGTGGAAATATTGAACATAGATTTTTACAGAGGGAATGCAAATGGATTTATGGTTGTGAATGAGCAATTGTCCATGAattgttttctgtaaaatatttttgtgtttggCAAACTGGTCTTAAGATTCAGCAATCTAAGATTCAACCAATCCATACAAAAGTGTAAACAAAACATCCAGGTGAGTAGATGCAAACCAGATGTAATGAAGGCAGAAAAAAAGATTCAGACACAAAAATGTAGACAAAAGATACATTTTATTCCATCGAGGccaccaaaaacaaacaaacaaaaaacaaacaacaaaaacagaaccaTACAGTTCCAAGCATTCACCTGTGCATTTAAATTCTAGGACATCATACAAATATAAACATACAACAAATAAGgacatgtttatatttaaagttaattaaaatatgtcaaaaactTGCATAATTATacaagaatttaaaataatttcagattAAGTAGCCTTCTGCTGTCactttgaaacaaaacaaaacaaacaaagaaaaaaacaaacaaagaaacaaaatcagCTAAAGTAAGGAGGTGTTTTCACATAATGTTTTAGGAACTTCTCGGTTACTTGAAGGACTGTTGAGCCAAAAGCATTTAAGCATAAACTATGccattatttacaataattgtaattttaaaaatacaagtaTATTCCATGTagaataaaaaaagtcagaaaatgGCATatatacaataattaaaaatgttatttaattaactttttaaatattattacttataattttatattaagtacTGCTGTCACTGTTTGaaattaactgtaaaaaaaaacaaaacaaaacgaacTTTACAGCGTGACTTCAGCGCTTCTACAGTACCGGAAGTCTATTTACAGTAGAAGAACCACAATTCCCACAAGGCGTCGGGGTTTTCAGTTACTGTGGAAAGGGGGAAGGGAAGCTGAGATTGGAGGGAGAGAAACTGAGGTAAAAATAAAACGAATATTTAATACCTACCATTCTAGCAGAGGTATAAATGCGTAATTAGCAGCTAAGAAAAACAACGCTACATTGTTCGCACGTTTTGGTGTATATTGTCTCGTAAAAGACTAATTATAGGCAAGTTAGCTAAGCTAGAAGCGAGAGTACAAAAAGATTGAGGCAGTTTAGCTCGAGCAGGTCGCGAGACAGACGCTTTTCCAGTCACTGACTgaaatgtgacagtaaataacacatttttaaactgaaataagtaaCGGCAGGTCTTGAgtgctgaggtaaatgtgagCGTTTCGTGTTTCTCATTTAACTTGAAGAGAATGACGAGGGGTGCTGAAATGTACCGTTATTTGTGGCAGAAATAACTGTTAAGTGAGTAAGTTGGTCAGTTTTTTTGTTGGTCTTTATCATTATTAGCTGTCGGATAAATCTTTTATGTTCAATATATGTTTCTAAATTCGTAACTGCTGAAGTAAAATACGTGTAAAGTAATACCGTCATGTCTCTATATAATGGTTAATGTATCTTTTGTAAAGGTGTTTGACAGTTCACTGGATGCTGTCATACATTCATGCTGTGCCGCATTTGGAGCTGATGCATCATATCTGATGTCGCTGATATCCAAATTAGCGTTAATTATCCATTAATACTTTGGCTTTTGGGTTGTCTGTCGTTcatgtttattataatgtttaGTTAGTTCAGGTTTTGTGAGTCAGGATATAGATGACGTCACCCCTCAGCCTTTCTGTGTTTTGAATGCAATAGATTCAGTTATCCGCCATATAAAGCCTGTCTGCTCATTAAAGACACTGCAAAACGAAAGGGACCGTTTGAAATTTCACCTGTGGTAATTGATGATCATATTGCCGGCTTCCATCTATTTCTATTTCATAGGGATGCAGTCTTGATCAGATGACGTCATCCCTTTCGGATGCCTATTTTCTGTGCAGCGCTCCTTTACATTGTTCTTTAATGAAAACTGGAGAGTGCATGCCTCTGTATTTTGCACGCATTGATGTTTGCATTGCATATACCTTTTCAagtatgttatatattatacaatttgcatattctaatatttattattgtatCCTACAGAGACTTATTTGGATGTTGCTGTAGCTGTCAGCAGAAGGCCACAGGGAGGTTTCTGAAGAGACCCATAGTAACCCTCCAATTCATCGATAAACTCCCTTTTTAGTGACACACCCCTATAATAAGCCTTCAGTACTCCAAGTAGAATTTTATTCTGCTTTCTCTAAAATTTCATCAAAGAGATTTCTTCTTCACAGAGGCACTGTCAAATACAGATTCATCACTGCTGTCAATCTATTTCTAATTTCTGCTCCTTTTGCAACACTCCAGTCTCACATAAGTGGACCTATAGCAAGCCTAGCGCTCACCTATTAATGTGCCACAGACCTGGTACAATTAGCACTTGACGGACTTGAGAAATCCATCTCCAACAAGGCCATCACAATTCACAACTCGCTGCACAATCCCACTAGAAACAAACCTTAGGCCTGTTACTATTGAAATTATGCTTCTGCTCCTTGGCCCAACTCTGTTTCTTCTACCAGCCCCTCTTTGAATCTCAAGAAGCGGCACGGTTAAACAATGCACTACTGAAAGCTCTTCTGCTGTTTCAGTCTTAATCCACCTTgtaggacgaggagcaggtgcTTCTGAAAGCGTTAAAAGTGCTCTAGAACCATGTTTGTCCATTGGGCAGTGTTTACAATTGGCCTAGTCCACAGGATGGGTGGACAGTAGGGGGACAGCGAGACAGTGGACTCATGTCATGGAAGGGGTTCTTGCAGTCGCAGTACATACAGAGGTATGTATGACATCCCTACCCAGAGTACTACAAGCCACTATAATACACTATACTtccacagataaaaaaaaaatcaaatcagatctgtttattatttcagcTGTTTGTATTAGCAGCAaaatacaggtgcatctcaataaattagaatatcatgaaaaagtttttttttgttctgttatttaattcaaaaagtaaaacttaaatatattctagatttattagacataaagtaaaatatttccagacttctttgttttcagtttgatgattacagcttgctgctcatcaaaatcaaaaaatcagtatctcaatgAGTATCTCAATATctcaatgagggtaagccacagagggtcattgctgaatgagctggctgttcgcagagtgctgtgccaaagcatattcatggaaagttgatgGGAAGGAAAAGGtttggtaggaaaaggtgtacaagcgAAAGGAATGACCGGAGGCTTGAaaaagattgtcaggcgaagatgatttaagaacttaggagagcttcagaaggagtggactgaagctggagtcagtgcatcaagagccaccgcacacagacgtcttcaggaaatgggctacaactgtcacattccacgtaccaagccacttctgaaccaaagacaacgtcagaagcgtcttacctgggctaaggagaaaaagaactggactgtggctcagtggtccaaagtgctcttttcagatgaaagtacattttgtatttcatttggaaatcaaggtcccagggtctggaggaagagtggagaggcacagaaaccatgttgcttgaagtccagtgtgaagtttccacagtcagtgatgatttgggctgccatgtcatctgctggtgttggtccactgtgttttctaaAGTCCACAGTCAgtgcagccatctaccaggaaattttagagcacttcatgcttccttctgctgacaagctttatggagatgctgatttcattttccagcaggatttggcacctgcccacactgccaaaggtaccaaaagctggttcaactcgtctgacctgaaccccatagagaatctatggggtattgtcaagaggaagatgagagacaccagacccaacaatgcagatgacctgaaggccgctatcaaagcaacctgggcttccattacacctcagcagtgccacagactgattgcctccatgccacaccgcattgatgcagtaattcatgcaaaaggaggcccaaccaagtttTGAGTGcgtagaaatgaacatacttttcagaagcctgacatttctgtttaaaatatccttttttttttattgatcttatgaagtattctaatttattgagatagtgaattggcaggtttttgttaaatgtgagccaaaatcatcacaattaaaagaaccaaagacttaaagtacttcagtctgtgtgcattgaatttatttaatacacaagtTCCACAATTttagttgaattactgaaataaatgaacttttccacgacattctaatttattgagatgcacctgtatatatttctCATGAGAAAAAGGCCCATTTATCCTCTAGAGTTGGGTtcccaaaagtttttttttttttttttgtcagcagaAATTCTtagatgtaaaatatttacttgataTAGATTTTAAGTTGATATTTCAACAATTTAATGACACTAATGCATGTTTGTGGTTAATgatcacatgacatgcaattaaacataaaatatcttttttagtaagtgttttattttgattgtttttaactctttattttaaaacttgGCTAGCTGTTGGGTGGTTCTTTGCATCCACGttgtgcattaaaatcatttcaAGCACAGCTAGCCATGGATTATCCTTCTCCTACCATGGTCATTTACTAGCATTGACAAGTTAAAGCTGTCATTGATGTTTGTATCACTAAATTTGACTGCAAGGGTTAAAAATGACGGTTATTTCCATCAGCTAtggtttatttgatttatttgaatGTCCCATTCCCCTAAGAAATGGGACACCACTACTACACCATTACACACGTCATCATACCTAGTTTCTTTTATTAGTGTCCTGTAACATTTAACCAGTATAAACAGCAATGAAGTGTGCATATCAACAGAAATCAGGCGCGAGCACATTTAACAGATTACTCACTCCCTATGTTTTGCGCTGTATTTTGGACTTAAGAAAACTGCGCTCGGTTTCAGTTCGAAAACGTATGAGCCTTCACTTTCTCAAGACGATACAGAATAATACACAATGTACAAGACTGGTGGAGCCGCTCTTCCATCGGGCCAAGTTTCATTCCGTGCTGAGCCGGCCGGTATGGATACGGTTTCGTTTTCTACTGTGGTGCTGTGATAACGGAGCTCTTTGCAATGTAATACAAACGAGTCAGTTGTTGCCTTGGTAACACAAGAGTTTACAGACGATACAATATGTAAATAGTAGCTGTGCTATGAAGGATgacagatatttcttttaactgTATTATTCCGTTGTGTTCACATCATTCAAATAGCACTTTTAGCAAGCTACGGAGAAACTGGCAGCCAGGTAACACACAAGTGATCGATCCTGTGTGGAAATATCATTACCATGATCACTACATGCATTCTAGCAGCACGGTAGTCGGTGTATGCAGGGAAATTTCTCATACCCTTTCATTCAAAGTGTGGTCCCGAAAAATCTTCGTTTGAAGGGCTATCTGGCCCTTCCCCTTACCCCTACCACTCCAGCCAAAAGAGAATCAAGACACCCCTTCGTTTTGCTTGTTCACGTGAAGGGGTAGGGGTGTCTTGATTCTATTTTGGCTGGAGTGGTAGGGGTATAGGGAAGGGACAGATAGCCcttcaaatgaagatttttcGGGGTAAGGGGTAGAATTGGGATTGGGccttggtttcacagacagggcttagattaacaATACAATAAGCTACAACAGTCGGCTTAAGGCAGCTACAAGTATTATGCGGttaaatttttcaaaataacaaCCAATATAATACAGTAGTTGTGTGGGGTGAGGGTAAGTTAAACGCGATttgctgtgacgtcacaatcatGTTGAattgtggtctatggatctgcctgaagtgtacatattgagtagactcgctcccttgGTCAAAATTGAGGGGTCAAAGGTCTGTCCAAATATGCACTTCAGAATGGCGGAGGGGATTCCCCCAAGGGGAAATGCTTAGGGAAGTTCTTAGAGTGTATGTAATGCTTAgagtgtatgtctaaaagtggagttaaacACAGCCATGCACgttcaggctcaaattgtgaaagaatggttgggagggagcatgaagaatcattttcacacattctCTTGCATTGTGAAAAACtctttacagagtgcttgacttttgcattgtcaatacaagatcttgaccaaaaattgatgcacctcttgatggaaataacatcacaacatttatttccatcaagaggtgcatcaatttttgttcaagatcttgtattgacaatgcaaaagtcaagcactctgtaaagtctactccatcACATccaaaagactttcaatgaatttaaggtctggactcagaggtgccaattcatgtgtgaaaatgattcttcatgctccctcccaaccattctttcacaatttgagcctgatgaa contains:
- the star gene encoding steroidogenic acute regulatory protein, mitochondrial, producing MLPATFKLCAGISYRHMRNMTGLRKNAMIAIHHELNKLSGPGPSAWINHIRRRSSLLSSRIAEETYSEAEQCYVQQGQEALQKSISILSDQDGWQTEIETVSGDKVMSKVLPDIGKVFKLEVMLEQQTDDLYEELVDNMEQMGEWNPNVKQVKILQKIGQDTMITHEISGETPGNVVGPRDFVSVRCAKRRGSTCFLAGMSTQHPGMPEKKGFVRAENGPTCIVMRPSADDPNKTKFTWLLSLDLKGWIPKTVINRVLSQTQVDFANHLRHRMASTGSVEAAIAC